A genomic stretch from Ureibacillus composti includes:
- the plsX gene encoding phosphate acyltransferase PlsX, giving the protein MKLAIDGMGGDHAPQSVVEGVLLALNDFPNVEIQLYGKEQELKKYIPSNHERLEIVHCEEVVEGEDDPARAVRRKKDSSMTRMLEAVSEGRANACLSAGNTGALMAGGLFKVGRIEGVFRPALSTTLPTIDGKGFLMLDLGANSEAKPENLLQYAIMGDIYAKKVRGIDNPRIGLLNIGTEEKKGNELTKSVYQLLSDSNLNFVGNVEARDLLQNVADVVVTDGFTGNMVLKSIEGTAAAMMSMLKEVFMASGKTKIGALLVKSELKGLKTKLDYSEHGGAALFGLQAPVVKAHGSSNARAIYNAIRQASIMVEHDVTKIMTTTIADSQSK; this is encoded by the coding sequence ATGAAACTAGCAATTGATGGTATGGGTGGAGATCATGCGCCGCAATCGGTTGTTGAAGGTGTATTACTCGCTTTAAATGATTTTCCTAATGTAGAAATCCAATTATATGGAAAAGAACAAGAATTAAAAAAATATATTCCTTCAAATCATGAGCGACTTGAGATTGTACATTGTGAAGAAGTGGTAGAAGGAGAAGATGATCCTGCACGTGCTGTTCGTCGTAAAAAAGACTCCTCTATGACACGCATGCTTGAAGCGGTGTCAGAAGGCAGAGCAAATGCTTGTTTATCTGCTGGGAATACAGGCGCACTGATGGCAGGTGGATTATTTAAAGTAGGAAGAATTGAAGGTGTGTTCCGTCCAGCCTTATCAACTACTTTGCCAACAATAGATGGCAAAGGTTTTCTTATGCTTGATTTAGGGGCAAATTCAGAAGCAAAACCGGAAAACTTATTGCAATATGCCATCATGGGTGATATTTACGCGAAAAAAGTTCGTGGAATAGACAATCCTCGTATTGGATTATTAAACATTGGAACAGAAGAAAAAAAAGGAAATGAGCTAACAAAGAGCGTATATCAATTATTATCAGATTCTAATTTGAATTTCGTTGGAAATGTGGAAGCTCGTGATCTTTTACAAAATGTTGCTGATGTTGTAGTAACAGATGGTTTCACTGGGAATATGGTTTTGAAATCAATAGAAGGAACAGCAGCCGCAATGATGTCTATGCTTAAAGAAGTGTTTATGGCTTCTGGTAAGACAAAAATCGGTGCTTTACTAGTGAAAAGTGAATTAAAAGGGTTAAAAACTAAACTTGATTACTCTGAGCACGGTGGTGCAGCTTTATTTGGTTTACAAGCACCAGTTGTAAAAGCACATGGTTCATCAAATGCTCGAGCTATTTATAACGCTATTCGTCAGGCATCAATTATGGTCGAACATGATGTAACAAAAATTATGACAACAACGATCGCTGACAGCCAAAGCAAGTAA
- the fabG gene encoding 3-oxoacyl-[acyl-carrier-protein] reductase has product MGKLEGKTAVVTGASRGIGRAIALQLAEEGANVVVNYSGSEDKALQVVEEIKNIGRNAIAVKANVSDNESVQNLMSQALEAFGSIDVLINNAGITRDNLIMRMKEDEWDDVISTNLKGVFLCTKAVTRQMMKQRAGRIINISSIVGVMGNAGQANYVAAKAGVIGLTKTTARELASRNILVNAIAPGFIETEMTDALPEDIKAAMLAQIPLAQLGQPEHIAKAVVFLASEDSSYMTGQVLHIDGGMVM; this is encoded by the coding sequence TTGGGTAAACTAGAAGGTAAAACAGCTGTTGTTACTGGCGCATCACGTGGAATCGGACGTGCTATTGCTTTGCAACTTGCTGAAGAAGGTGCAAACGTTGTTGTCAACTACAGCGGTAGTGAAGATAAGGCGCTGCAAGTTGTAGAAGAAATTAAAAATATCGGTAGAAATGCTATTGCAGTAAAAGCAAATGTATCGGATAATGAATCAGTACAAAATTTAATGAGCCAAGCACTTGAAGCATTTGGTTCCATTGATGTCTTAATTAATAATGCTGGGATCACTCGCGATAATTTAATTATGCGAATGAAAGAAGATGAATGGGACGATGTTATTAGCACGAACTTAAAAGGCGTATTCCTTTGTACAAAGGCTGTCACTCGTCAAATGATGAAACAACGCGCTGGTCGTATTATTAATATCTCTTCTATCGTAGGTGTAATGGGAAATGCTGGACAAGCAAACTATGTTGCTGCTAAAGCAGGAGTTATTGGTTTAACAAAAACAACTGCAAGAGAATTAGCTTCTCGCAATATTTTAGTCAATGCTATTGCTCCAGGGTTTATTGAAACAGAAATGACAGATGCTCTACCGGAAGATATTAAAGCTGCTATGTTAGCACAAATTCCGCTTGCACAACTAGGTCAACCAGAGCACATCGCTAAAGCAGTTGTATTTTTAGCTTCGGAAGACTCTAGTTATATGACAGGACAAGTATTGCACATTGATGGCGGAATGGTCATGTAG
- the smc gene encoding chromosome segregation protein SMC encodes MFLKRLEVIGFKSFADRIGIDFVPGVTAVVGPNGSGKSNVTDAIRWVLGEQSAKSLRGAKMEDVIFAGSDSRKPLNFAEVSLILNNEDEQIGIPFTEISVTRRVYRSGDSEYLLNNKQCRLKDITDLFMDSGLGKEAFSIISQGRVDEILNSRPDDRRTIFEEAAGVLKYKLRKKKAEHKLVETDENLHRVLDILHELDSRLEPLQMQASAAKDYVRMTAELKESDISLIVTDLINFGQDLQTVNKEHQELQQSEQQHANEISSFEAQVDEIRQKLKSLDAVIDTAQEQLVEASSESERWEGRKLLMQEKRQNAENQLAQLKLSLQNAQAEEKDLLQDEEEKKLQFAEKQKEVQKLKSDIKQLELSLNVTVSQIEKEIDQFKDQYIDLLNEEATVKNELKHIEQQLMQHEETAERMSDRSSEMVKRLEEVSTEKSEIEIQLENIQNEVNEKLEQYNQVQKKLTAATASFDEKQKLLYQAYQHHQQLKARKETLAELESDFSGFFQGVKEVLLARDRGEVHGIVGAVAELIQVEGKFSQAIETALGAASQHIVTNTEQDAQKAIGWLKLKRAGRATFLPKTVMKSRKLQESQFMTAVNHPAFVSLAHELVKFDESNRTIVENLLGNVLVAENLQGASEIARSCGYRYRVVTLEGDIVNAGGSLTGGASKQQSSLFTRKAELDQLTIKLEQMEASIGQAEKSVNSEKNTVVQLREQLEESKIQGEHLRKVEMEYRSKFLELEVQEKSLKNTVNATTSEQSTASSRKVSLQTQKEEALSRLEQLKVELQEINETVEQLSQAKLQGETEKDVLREQSAQKRSELAVLQEQVGQLQIATADLALKRTKAKQQVDTISQEIQWLQNDGANGPSDSEIDETLRSWTVKKEQLTNEIYKNRQMRLELNQKLTELEEQLKEMQRIHKGFLDALRAIEVKRSRFEFEINRLHTQLEEQYEMEYEEAVEQAVEIENIDQIRRKVKLLKQSIEELGPVNLSAIDEYDRVLERHTFLTEQRNDLLAAQDTLHEAIKEMDEEMTTRFIESFTNIRVQFRHVFRELFGGGQADLILIDPENLLETGVEIVAQPPGKKLQNLSLLSGGERALTAIALLFAILNTRPVPFVILDEVEAALDEANVERYSSYLNKLSSETQFIVITHRKGTMEGADVLYGITMQESGVSKLVSVKLEEEAVLQ; translated from the coding sequence ATGTTCCTGAAACGACTTGAAGTGATTGGCTTTAAATCGTTTGCAGATCGAATTGGTATTGATTTCGTTCCGGGTGTAACAGCTGTAGTTGGCCCGAATGGAAGTGGAAAAAGTAATGTAACCGATGCAATTCGTTGGGTTTTAGGGGAGCAATCAGCGAAGTCACTCCGTGGAGCAAAAATGGAAGATGTCATTTTTGCCGGGAGTGACTCCCGAAAACCTTTAAACTTTGCAGAAGTTTCGTTAATTTTAAATAATGAAGATGAACAAATCGGAATTCCTTTTACAGAAATTAGTGTAACAAGACGTGTGTATCGTTCAGGTGACAGTGAATATTTGCTTAATAACAAGCAATGCCGCCTAAAGGATATTACGGACTTGTTTATGGATTCTGGATTAGGTAAAGAAGCATTCTCCATCATCTCTCAAGGTCGTGTTGACGAGATTTTAAACAGTCGTCCTGACGACAGACGAACAATTTTCGAAGAAGCTGCTGGTGTACTTAAGTACAAACTAAGAAAGAAAAAAGCAGAGCATAAATTAGTAGAAACAGATGAAAACCTCCATCGTGTATTAGATATTTTACATGAGTTGGATAGTCGTCTTGAACCTTTACAAATGCAAGCTTCAGCAGCAAAAGATTATGTTCGGATGACGGCTGAATTAAAAGAATCCGATATTTCGTTAATCGTAACGGATTTAATCAATTTCGGACAGGATTTGCAAACCGTTAACAAAGAACACCAAGAACTACAGCAATCTGAACAACAGCATGCAAATGAAATTTCAAGTTTTGAAGCACAAGTTGATGAAATCCGTCAAAAACTAAAATCTTTAGATGCGGTCATTGATACCGCTCAAGAACAATTAGTTGAGGCAAGTTCTGAGTCTGAGCGCTGGGAAGGTCGCAAATTGTTAATGCAGGAGAAGCGTCAAAATGCAGAAAATCAATTAGCGCAATTAAAGCTCTCTCTACAAAATGCACAAGCTGAAGAAAAAGACCTATTGCAAGATGAGGAAGAGAAAAAACTCCAATTTGCTGAAAAACAAAAAGAAGTTCAAAAATTAAAGTCAGACATTAAGCAATTAGAATTGTCTTTAAATGTAACGGTTTCTCAAATTGAAAAAGAAATTGATCAATTTAAAGATCAATATATTGATTTACTAAATGAAGAAGCAACAGTTAAAAATGAATTGAAACATATTGAACAGCAGCTTATGCAACATGAAGAAACTGCTGAACGTATGTCAGACCGATCATCAGAAATGGTGAAAAGACTTGAAGAAGTTTCAACAGAAAAATCAGAAATAGAGATTCAATTAGAAAACATTCAAAACGAAGTCAATGAAAAACTTGAACAATATAATCAAGTACAAAAGAAACTAACCGCTGCAACTGCTTCGTTTGATGAAAAACAAAAGCTTTTATACCAAGCATATCAACACCACCAACAATTAAAAGCGCGTAAAGAGACACTAGCTGAATTAGAATCAGATTTTTCCGGATTCTTCCAAGGTGTAAAAGAAGTTCTTCTAGCACGTGATCGCGGTGAAGTTCATGGAATCGTTGGTGCGGTTGCAGAACTGATTCAGGTTGAGGGGAAATTCTCACAAGCCATTGAAACAGCGTTGGGTGCTGCGTCTCAACATATTGTTACGAATACAGAACAGGATGCCCAAAAAGCTATCGGTTGGTTAAAACTGAAACGTGCTGGACGAGCAACATTCTTACCAAAAACTGTCATGAAGTCTCGTAAGCTTCAAGAGTCACAATTTATGACAGCAGTAAACCATCCTGCCTTTGTTAGTCTTGCTCATGAACTAGTAAAATTTGATGAATCTAATCGCACAATTGTAGAAAATTTACTAGGAAATGTTTTGGTTGCAGAGAATTTGCAAGGGGCTAGTGAAATAGCGAGAAGCTGTGGGTACCGATATCGTGTTGTCACACTTGAAGGAGACATCGTAAACGCGGGAGGTTCTCTAACAGGTGGTGCTTCGAAGCAACAATCCTCTCTATTTACTCGTAAAGCAGAGCTTGATCAGTTAACGATTAAATTAGAACAAATGGAAGCTTCTATAGGGCAAGCGGAAAAATCTGTAAATTCAGAGAAGAATACGGTTGTACAGCTCCGTGAACAACTTGAAGAATCTAAAATTCAAGGGGAACACTTGCGAAAAGTTGAAATGGAATATCGTTCTAAATTCCTTGAACTTGAAGTACAAGAAAAAAGTTTAAAAAATACAGTAAATGCAACAACTTCTGAGCAATCAACAGCTTCATCTCGTAAAGTATCTTTACAAACTCAAAAAGAGGAAGCGTTAAGTCGTTTGGAACAGTTAAAAGTTGAACTTCAAGAAATCAATGAGACTGTCGAACAACTATCGCAAGCAAAGTTGCAAGGAGAGACAGAAAAAGACGTTTTACGTGAACAATCTGCACAAAAACGTTCTGAATTAGCTGTTTTACAAGAACAAGTAGGCCAACTACAAATTGCTACAGCAGACCTTGCATTAAAACGCACAAAAGCAAAGCAACAAGTCGACACTATTTCCCAAGAAATACAGTGGCTTCAAAATGATGGTGCAAATGGACCGTCTGATTCAGAAATCGATGAAACGCTACGTTCATGGACTGTGAAAAAAGAACAGTTAACGAATGAAATCTACAAAAATCGACAAATGCGTTTAGAGTTAAATCAAAAATTGACTGAACTTGAAGAACAGTTAAAAGAAATGCAACGTATCCATAAAGGATTTTTAGATGCGCTACGAGCTATCGAAGTAAAACGAAGTCGTTTTGAGTTTGAAATTAATCGATTACATACACAATTAGAAGAGCAGTATGAAATGGAGTATGAAGAAGCGGTCGAACAAGCTGTAGAAATTGAAAATATTGATCAAATACGAAGAAAAGTAAAATTACTCAAACAATCAATTGAAGAGCTTGGTCCAGTCAATTTATCAGCTATCGATGAGTATGATCGAGTGTTAGAGCGGCATACATTCTTAACGGAACAGCGTAATGATTTACTAGCCGCTCAAGATACATTGCACGAAGCCATTAAAGAGATGGATGAAGAAATGACGACTCGTTTTATAGAGTCGTTCACAAACATTCGTGTCCAATTTAGACATGTATTCCGTGAACTTTTTGGCGGTGGACAAGCGGATTTAATCTTAATTGACCCAGAAAATCTTCTGGAAACTGGTGTTGAAATTGTAGCACAACCTCCTGGTAAAAAACTTCAAAACCTAAGTTTGTTATCTGGTGGAGAAAGAGCATTAACAGCCATTGCGCTTTTATTTGCGATTTTAAATACGCGTCCTGTTCCATTTGTTATTTTAGATGAAGTTGAAGCAGCGCTAGACGAAGCAAATGTTGAGCGATATAGTTCATACTTAAACAAATTAAGTAGTGAAACTCAATTCATCGTCATTACCCATCGTAAAGGAACAATGGAAGGCGCAGACGTATTATACGGTATTACTATGCAGGAATCCGGTGTGTCTAAGCTTGTTTCAGTAAAACTTGAAGAAGAAGCCGTA
- the acpP gene encoding acyl carrier protein: MSAVLERVTKVVVDRLGVDESEVKPEASFREDLGADSLDVVELVMELEDEFDMEISDEDAEKIATVGDAISYIEAKVNA, translated from the coding sequence ATGTCTGCAGTATTAGAACGCGTAACAAAAGTTGTCGTTGACCGTTTAGGTGTTGACGAAAGCGAAGTAAAACCAGAAGCTTCATTCCGTGAAGATTTAGGTGCTGATTCATTAGACGTTGTTGAATTAGTAATGGAACTTGAAGATGAGTTTGATATGGAAATCTCTGACGAAGATGCAGAAAAAATTGCAACTGTTGGTGATGCAATCAGCTATATCGAAGCCAAAGTTAACGCATAA
- the recG gene encoding ATP-dependent DNA helicase RecG, whose protein sequence is MGIEPITTLKGIGKETAEHLAELGIFTIHDLVWTFPYRHEDFRLKDLAETPHNERVTIEARVESMPNVLFLGKNKSRLQVTVLAGRHLVKVVFFNQNYLRTKLTPGTIVTVTGKWDRGRQVINGSSIKFGPKTDDTDFEPVYSLKGNIHQNKFRKYMRQALDVMGEETVETLPLHLLEEYKLLPLAEALEGVHFPKDANHAKQARRRFVYEELLQFQLRIQALRKARKETEKGIAIQYDLQKIRAFINTIPFELTNAQKRVVNEICKDLKEPSRMNRLLQGDVGSGKTIVAAIGLYAAVTAGFQGALMAPTEILAEQHAQSLSAWFDPIGVKVSLLSGSTKTKDRKMILEQLHNGEIDILIGTHALIQPDVIFNKLGFVITDEQHRFGVEQRRILRDKGENPDVLFMTATPIPRTLAITAFGEMDVSIINELPAGRKEIKTHWLKKEQLNSVFSQMDKELSAGRQAYVICPLIEESEKLDVQNAVEVYEQLTSIFKGRYKIGLMHGRLHPDEKDDVMRAFTEGKIDVLVSTTVVEVGVNVPNASFMLIYDADRFGLSQLHQLRGRVGRGEFQSMCVLLANPKTDEGKERMMSMTETNDGFRLAEKDLELRGPGDFFGKKQSGLPEFKMADLVHDYRTLDVARQDAAKIIYDDAFWDNDEYKSLREMLEESGVLNGERID, encoded by the coding sequence ATAGGAATTGAACCGATTACAACCTTAAAGGGGATTGGGAAAGAAACAGCTGAACATTTAGCTGAGTTAGGGATTTTTACAATCCATGATTTAGTATGGACGTTTCCATATCGTCATGAGGATTTTCGATTAAAGGATTTAGCTGAAACACCTCATAATGAACGGGTAACTATAGAGGCACGAGTAGAAAGTATGCCAAATGTGTTGTTTCTAGGTAAGAACAAATCTCGCCTGCAAGTAACGGTTTTAGCTGGTCGTCATTTAGTCAAGGTTGTGTTCTTTAATCAAAATTATTTGCGGACAAAATTAACCCCCGGAACGATCGTAACAGTAACGGGGAAATGGGACCGTGGCAGACAAGTAATTAATGGATCATCCATTAAATTTGGACCAAAAACGGATGATACTGACTTTGAACCGGTTTATAGTTTAAAAGGCAATATTCATCAAAATAAATTTCGTAAATATATGCGTCAAGCACTAGATGTGATGGGAGAAGAGACGGTGGAAACTCTCCCTTTACATCTCCTTGAGGAATATAAACTCCTTCCTCTAGCAGAAGCATTGGAAGGTGTACATTTCCCTAAAGACGCCAATCATGCGAAACAAGCAAGAAGACGTTTTGTATATGAAGAACTTTTACAATTCCAATTAAGAATCCAGGCGCTACGTAAAGCGCGAAAGGAAACTGAAAAGGGAATTGCCATTCAATATGATTTACAAAAGATTCGCGCCTTTATCAATACGATTCCATTTGAACTGACAAATGCTCAAAAACGAGTGGTCAATGAAATTTGTAAAGATTTAAAAGAACCTAGTCGTATGAACCGATTACTCCAAGGGGATGTAGGGTCAGGGAAAACGATTGTCGCAGCAATTGGTCTTTACGCTGCAGTTACAGCTGGGTTTCAAGGGGCGTTAATGGCACCAACTGAGATTTTAGCTGAACAACATGCTCAGTCTCTATCTGCGTGGTTTGATCCGATCGGGGTAAAAGTTTCATTACTGTCTGGATCTACGAAAACAAAAGATAGAAAAATGATTTTAGAACAGTTACATAATGGTGAAATTGATATTTTAATTGGTACACATGCATTAATTCAACCAGATGTCATTTTCAATAAATTAGGATTCGTAATAACGGATGAGCAGCACCGTTTTGGGGTTGAGCAAAGAAGAATCTTGAGAGATAAAGGTGAAAATCCAGATGTATTATTTATGACGGCTACACCTATCCCAAGAACGTTAGCGATTACAGCATTTGGAGAAATGGATGTCTCCATTATTAATGAGCTTCCTGCAGGACGAAAAGAAATTAAGACGCATTGGTTGAAAAAAGAGCAATTGAATTCTGTCTTCTCACAAATGGATAAGGAGCTAAGCGCTGGAAGACAAGCTTATGTGATTTGTCCTTTAATTGAGGAGTCAGAAAAACTTGATGTCCAAAATGCAGTAGAAGTATATGAACAGCTTACTTCAATTTTTAAAGGTCGCTATAAAATTGGGTTGATGCATGGTCGTTTACATCCTGATGAAAAAGATGATGTAATGCGAGCATTTACAGAAGGTAAAATTGATGTCCTTGTGTCAACAACTGTGGTTGAGGTAGGGGTAAACGTGCCGAATGCATCATTTATGTTAATTTACGATGCCGATCGTTTTGGTCTCTCTCAGCTACATCAGCTACGGGGCCGTGTTGGACGTGGTGAATTCCAGTCGATGTGCGTCCTATTAGCAAATCCTAAAACGGATGAAGGTAAGGAAAGAATGATGTCGATGACAGAGACGAATGATGGCTTCCGTTTAGCTGAAAAAGATTTAGAATTACGTGGACCGGGAGACTTCTTTGGGAAAAAACAAAGTGGGTTACCTGAGTTTAAAATGGCAGATTTAGTCCATGATTACCGAACATTAGATGTAGCGCGTCAAGATGCTGCAAAAATCATTTATGATGATGCCTTTTGGGATAACGATGAATATAAGAGTTTACGAGAAATGCTCGAAGAATCAGGTGTTTTAAATGGCGAGCGTATTGACTAA
- the fabD gene encoding ACP S-malonyltransferase: MSKIAFIFPGQGSQSVGMGAELIAVNETSKSFYDQADNALGFSLSKLMIEGPIEELTLTYHAQPALLTTGVMVANALQEAGIVPDYTAGHSLGEYSAFVTSGVLSFEDAVRVVHKRGLFMNDAVPAGQGAMAAILGMEAGPLREVCEKVSAEGEVVQLANLNCPGQIVISGTKAGVEQACVAAKEVGAKRAIPLVVSGPFHSELMREAAVKLKEEIESIEITAPKIPVISNVHADILQDADTIKNEMVEQVFSPVLWEDDVRKMIELGVTTFIECGPGKVLSGLVKKIDRSVKTYCVYDEASLKEVIEAVRGE; encoded by the coding sequence ATGTCAAAAATAGCATTTATTTTTCCAGGGCAAGGTTCACAATCAGTAGGAATGGGTGCAGAATTAATTGCTGTTAACGAAACAAGTAAATCTTTCTATGACCAAGCAGACAATGCATTAGGTTTCTCATTATCAAAATTAATGATTGAAGGACCAATTGAAGAGTTAACGTTAACATACCACGCACAACCTGCGTTATTAACAACGGGTGTTATGGTAGCTAACGCCTTACAAGAAGCTGGAATAGTGCCAGATTATACAGCTGGTCATTCATTAGGTGAATACAGTGCATTTGTAACTTCAGGTGTTCTATCTTTCGAAGATGCTGTAAGAGTTGTTCATAAGCGCGGATTATTTATGAATGATGCAGTACCAGCAGGCCAAGGTGCTATGGCAGCTATTTTAGGTATGGAAGCAGGACCATTACGTGAAGTTTGTGAAAAAGTATCTGCTGAAGGTGAAGTTGTCCAACTAGCAAACTTAAACTGCCCTGGTCAAATCGTTATTTCAGGAACAAAAGCTGGTGTTGAGCAAGCTTGTGTAGCAGCAAAAGAAGTAGGAGCAAAACGTGCAATTCCTTTAGTTGTTAGTGGACCATTCCACTCTGAACTAATGCGTGAAGCCGCAGTAAAATTAAAAGAAGAAATTGAATCAATTGAAATTACTGCTCCAAAAATACCAGTCATCAGTAACGTTCATGCAGACATTCTGCAAGATGCGGATACAATTAAAAACGAGATGGTAGAACAAGTATTTAGCCCAGTTTTATGGGAAGACGATGTTCGTAAAATGATTGAACTAGGTGTGACAACATTTATTGAATGTGGTCCTGGAAAAGTTCTTTCTGGTCTTGTGAAGAAAATAGATCGTTCTGTAAAAACATATTGTGTATACGATGAAGCTTCATTAAAAGAAGTAATTGAAGCAGTGAGAGGTGAATAG
- the sdaAA gene encoding L-serine ammonia-lyase, iron-sulfur-dependent, subunit alpha gives MDVLFHNVRELVDLAEKENKLISEIMIEQEMNMSGRSREEIFQQMDRNLTVMEEAVERGLKGVQSVTGLTGGDAVLIQNYIAKGNSLSGDLLLDAVSKAVATNEVNAAMGTICATPTAGSAGVVPGTLFAVKNKLNPTREQMIRFLFTSGAYGFVVANNAFISGAAGGCQAEVGSAAGMAAAAIVEMAGGTPAQTAEAFAITLKNMLGLVCDPVAGLVEVPCVKRNAMGAANSLVAADMALAGVTSRIPCDEVIGAMFRIGQSMSPNLKETARGGLAATPTGKAIAAKIFGSAVTVE, from the coding sequence ATGGACGTTTTATTTCATAATGTTAGGGAATTAGTAGACCTTGCGGAAAAAGAGAATAAGCTCATCTCTGAAATTATGATCGAGCAAGAAATGAATATGAGTGGTCGATCAAGAGAAGAAATTTTTCAACAAATGGATAGAAATTTAACGGTTATGGAAGAAGCAGTTGAAAGAGGATTAAAAGGCGTTCAATCTGTAACGGGATTAACTGGTGGAGATGCAGTTTTAATTCAAAATTATATTGCCAAAGGAAATTCCCTTTCCGGTGACCTTTTATTAGATGCTGTAAGTAAAGCGGTTGCAACAAATGAAGTAAATGCTGCAATGGGTACAATTTGTGCAACACCTACAGCCGGGTCAGCTGGAGTCGTTCCAGGGACTTTATTTGCCGTGAAGAACAAATTAAACCCAACACGTGAGCAAATGATTCGCTTTTTATTTACATCCGGCGCATATGGATTTGTAGTCGCTAACAATGCTTTTATTTCAGGAGCAGCTGGTGGTTGTCAAGCGGAAGTAGGATCAGCGGCAGGTATGGCAGCGGCTGCGATTGTCGAAATGGCGGGTGGTACGCCAGCACAAACAGCTGAAGCATTTGCTATTACATTAAAGAACATGTTAGGTCTAGTATGTGACCCAGTTGCCGGTTTAGTTGAAGTGCCGTGTGTAAAACGAAATGCAATGGGCGCAGCAAATTCATTAGTAGCAGCAGATATGGCACTTGCAGGTGTGACAAGTCGAATTCCTTGTGATGAAGTAATTGGTGCGATGTTTAGAATCGGTCAATCTATGAGCCCGAACTTGAAAGAAACCGCTCGCGGTGGACTAGCTGCAACACCTACTGGTAAAGCGATTGCTGCGAAAATTTTTGGAAGTGCAGTAACAGTTGAGTAA
- the rnc gene encoding ribonuclease III, with amino-acid sequence MTIRKKGNKERSGVLPDKVKSQFEVLQKELNIYFQNKHLLYQAFTHSSYVNEHRRKLFTDNERLEFLGDAVLELSVSKYLFEKYPNMSEGELTKLRAAIVCEPSLVIFANELSFGKFVLLGKGEELTGGRERPALLADVFESFVGALYLDQGLDTVVAFLNRVVYPKVEVGAFSHVMDFKSQLQEMIQQSNNGLLHYEIVDEKGPAHNRTFVSRVLLNDQELGVGRGKSKKEAEQQAAQNAMITLNQSMQEEE; translated from the coding sequence ATGACAATTAGAAAAAAAGGAAATAAAGAGCGTTCAGGTGTATTGCCTGATAAAGTAAAAAGTCAATTTGAGGTTTTACAAAAGGAATTAAATATTTACTTCCAAAACAAACATCTTTTATACCAAGCATTTACCCATTCATCGTATGTGAATGAGCATCGTCGAAAACTATTTACGGATAACGAACGCTTAGAATTTTTAGGTGATGCAGTATTAGAACTATCTGTATCAAAATATTTATTTGAAAAATATCCAAATATGAGTGAAGGCGAATTAACGAAATTGCGTGCAGCCATTGTATGTGAACCTTCTCTAGTGATATTTGCAAATGAATTAAGCTTTGGCAAGTTTGTTCTTTTAGGAAAAGGTGAAGAACTTACTGGCGGTAGAGAACGTCCAGCATTATTAGCAGACGTTTTTGAATCATTTGTAGGTGCACTATATTTAGATCAAGGATTAGATACAGTTGTTGCGTTTTTAAACCGTGTTGTTTACCCAAAAGTAGAAGTTGGTGCTTTTTCGCATGTGATGGATTTCAAAAGTCAATTACAAGAAATGATTCAACAATCAAATAATGGCTTATTACACTATGAAATTGTTGATGAAAAAGGTCCTGCACATAATCGTACTTTCGTTTCACGCGTTCTATTAAATGATCAAGAATTAGGTGTCGGCAGGGGGAAATCGAAGAAAGAGGCTGAGCAACAGGCTGCGCAAAATGCGATGATTACGTTAAATCAGTCTATGCAAGAGGAGGAATAA
- the fapR gene encoding transcription factor FapR: MKRTKKERQQLLCDTIEQNPFVTDEQLASQFGVSVQTIRLDRMELSIPELRERIKDVASRNYENEVKSLPLDEVIGEIIDIELDQRAISIFDVKAEHVFQRNGIARGHHLFAQANSLAVAVINDELALTVKSNVVFLKPVKVGDRVVTKALVRGQHNEKNRTYIDVVSTVNNSTVFKGEFEMYRTKGVGEENETSN; encoded by the coding sequence ATGAAGCGTACTAAAAAAGAGCGTCAACAACTGCTTTGCGATACGATTGAGCAAAATCCTTTCGTAACGGATGAACAGTTAGCTTCGCAGTTTGGAGTAAGTGTCCAAACAATTCGTCTCGATCGCATGGAACTTTCAATTCCTGAGTTGCGTGAACGTATAAAAGACGTAGCTTCAAGAAATTATGAAAACGAAGTAAAATCCTTACCATTAGATGAAGTCATTGGTGAGATTATAGATATTGAACTTGATCAAAGAGCAATTTCAATTTTCGATGTGAAGGCAGAACATGTTTTTCAGCGAAATGGTATTGCACGTGGACATCATTTGTTTGCACAAGCAAATTCATTAGCAGTTGCTGTTATTAATGATGAACTTGCATTAACTGTAAAATCGAATGTTGTATTTTTAAAACCTGTTAAAGTAGGAGATCGTGTGGTCACGAAAGCGTTGGTGCGTGGACAACATAATGAAAAAAATAGAACATATATAGATGTCGTATCAACCGTAAATAATAGCACCGTTTTTAAAGGTGAATTTGAGATGTATCGCACGAAAGGTGTAGGTGAAGAAAATGAAACTAGCAATTGA